One region of Paraburkholderia acidiphila genomic DNA includes:
- a CDS encoding S53 family peptidase, with product MTRHLPVAGSEHPTPAGAQCVGACDPAERFKIVLILRRQASAEFHELVDRLTTNDPAAKPVSREEYERRFGASEADIERVEQFATAHGLAVDQADASARRVVLSGTVQQYNAAFGIDLQRFEHQVGKTTHHFHQPSGPLHLPQDMHEVVTAVVGLDNRAKAQPHFRFVPTNLADAPAAGAPIRPPIRAARAVARSFTPLQLAQLYSFPAGDGSGQCIALIEMGGGYDTADLSAYFKELGVSAPRVEDVSVDQATNAPTGDPNGPDAEVTLDVEIAGALAPGALIAVYFAPNSEAGFLDAVSAALHDSQRKPSVISISWGAPESAWSQQTLSALNDAMQTAVALGVTVCAASGDSGSADGVGDGADHVDFPASSPYALGCGGTHIAASNGRISQETVWSDGDNGATGGGVSATFALPDWQKGLRVVRGSGGAGALVRRGVPDVSADADPATGYEVRVAGTDTVVGGTSAVAPLWAALIARINAARGTPVGFANARLYAQPSAFNDVTSGSNGDFSAAPGWDACTGLGTPVGSKVATALGSA from the coding sequence ATGACCAGGCACCTTCCCGTGGCAGGCAGCGAACATCCCACGCCCGCTGGCGCGCAGTGCGTCGGCGCGTGCGACCCGGCGGAGCGCTTCAAGATCGTGCTGATCCTGCGGCGTCAGGCGTCGGCCGAATTTCACGAACTGGTGGACCGGCTCACCACGAACGATCCCGCTGCCAAGCCGGTTTCCCGCGAAGAGTACGAGCGGCGCTTTGGCGCCAGCGAGGCGGATATCGAGCGTGTCGAACAGTTCGCGACTGCGCACGGTCTCGCCGTGGACCAGGCCGACGCGTCGGCGCGCCGGGTCGTGCTCTCGGGCACGGTGCAGCAGTACAACGCCGCCTTTGGCATCGACCTGCAGCGTTTCGAGCATCAGGTCGGCAAAACCACGCATCATTTTCATCAGCCGAGCGGCCCCCTGCATTTGCCGCAAGACATGCACGAGGTCGTCACCGCCGTGGTGGGGCTCGACAATCGCGCGAAGGCGCAGCCGCACTTTCGCTTCGTGCCGACGAATCTGGCCGATGCGCCGGCTGCCGGCGCACCCATCCGTCCGCCAATTCGCGCCGCGCGCGCGGTAGCCCGGTCGTTCACACCTTTGCAGCTTGCGCAGCTCTACAGCTTTCCCGCAGGCGACGGCAGCGGCCAGTGCATCGCCCTCATCGAAATGGGCGGCGGCTATGACACGGCGGACCTCAGCGCGTATTTCAAGGAACTGGGCGTGAGTGCGCCGCGCGTGGAGGATGTTTCCGTCGATCAGGCGACGAACGCGCCGACCGGCGACCCCAACGGGCCCGACGCCGAAGTCACGCTCGATGTGGAAATCGCGGGCGCGCTGGCGCCCGGAGCGCTCATTGCCGTGTATTTCGCGCCGAACAGCGAGGCCGGTTTCCTCGATGCGGTGAGCGCGGCGCTGCACGACAGCCAGCGCAAGCCATCGGTCATCTCGATCAGCTGGGGCGCGCCGGAGTCGGCGTGGTCGCAGCAAACGCTCAGTGCGCTGAACGACGCGATGCAAACGGCCGTCGCGCTCGGCGTGACCGTGTGTGCGGCATCGGGCGACAGCGGTTCGGCGGATGGCGTGGGCGATGGCGCCGACCATGTCGATTTTCCCGCGTCGAGCCCCTATGCGCTCGGCTGCGGCGGCACGCATATCGCGGCGTCGAACGGCCGCATTTCGCAGGAAACCGTGTGGAGCGACGGCGACAACGGCGCGACCGGCGGCGGCGTGAGCGCGACGTTCGCGCTCCCGGACTGGCAAAAGGGCCTGCGCGTCGTGCGTGGCAGCGGCGGAGCCGGTGCGCTGGTGCGGCGCGGCGTGCCCGATGTCTCGGCCGACGCCGACCCGGCCACCGGCTACGAGGTGCGCGTGGCCGGCACGGATACGGTGGTGGGCGGCACGAGCGCCGTCGCGCCGCTGTGGGCTGCGCTGATCGCGCGCATCAACGCGGCGCGCGGCACACCGGTGGGCTTCGCAAACGCGCGGCTCTATGCACAGCCCAGCGCCTTCAACGATGTGACGAGCGGCAGCAATGGCGACTTCTCCGCGGCGCCTGGCTGGGACGCCTGCACGGGCCTCGGCACGCCGGTCGGGAGCAAGGTGGCGACGGCGCTCGGCTCGGCGTAG
- the galU gene encoding UTP--glucose-1-phosphate uridylyltransferase GalU, which yields MLKVTKAVFPVAGLGTRFLPATKASPKEMLPVVDKPLIQYAVEEAIAAGITEMIFVTGRSKRAIEDHFDKSYEIECELEARNKQKLLDLVRSIKPANVDCFYVRQAEALGLGHAVLCAEKLVGGSPFAVILADDLLYSPTPVMKQLVNTFNHYHSSVIGVESIARENSASYGIVDGREWEEDVFKLSGIVEKPAPEVAPSNLGVVGRYVLMPTIFDHLRALKPGAGGELQLTDALQSLLTEEQVLAYRYMGTRFDCGSKLGYLKATVEFALRHPEVKDEFEAYLQTHLPAALAAAA from the coding sequence ATGCTCAAAGTAACCAAAGCGGTATTTCCTGTTGCAGGCCTTGGGACGCGCTTCTTGCCCGCCACCAAGGCGAGCCCCAAGGAAATGCTGCCGGTCGTCGACAAGCCGCTCATTCAGTACGCCGTGGAAGAGGCGATCGCTGCGGGGATTACCGAAATGATCTTCGTGACCGGCCGCAGCAAGCGCGCGATCGAAGACCATTTCGACAAGTCGTACGAGATCGAATGCGAACTCGAAGCCCGCAACAAGCAAAAGCTGCTCGACCTCGTTCGCAGCATCAAGCCTGCCAATGTGGACTGCTTCTACGTGCGCCAGGCCGAGGCGCTCGGTCTGGGCCACGCCGTGCTGTGCGCGGAAAAACTCGTGGGCGGCTCGCCGTTCGCCGTGATTCTCGCTGACGACCTGCTCTACAGTCCCACGCCCGTCATGAAGCAGCTCGTGAACACGTTCAATCACTATCACAGCTCGGTAATCGGCGTGGAATCGATCGCGCGTGAAAACAGCGCGTCGTATGGCATCGTCGATGGCCGCGAGTGGGAAGAGGATGTGTTCAAGCTTTCGGGCATCGTCGAAAAGCCGGCGCCGGAAGTCGCGCCCTCGAATCTCGGCGTGGTGGGCCGCTACGTCCTCATGCCCACGATTTTCGATCATCTGCGCGCGCTGAAGCCGGGTGCGGGCGGCGAGCTGCAGCTTACCGATGCATTGCAGTCGCTTCTCACCGAAGAGCAGGTGCTCGCGTACCGCTATATGGGCACGCGTTTCGACTGCGGCAGCAAGCTCGGTTACCTCAAGGCGACGGTGGAGTTCGCGCTGCGCCATCCGGAGGTGAAGGACGAGTTCGAAGCGTATCTGCAAACGCATCTGCCGGCCGCGCTGGCCGCCGCCGCATAA
- a CDS encoding acyltransferase family protein, protein MSDPVLQTAMPPASALPAAAAGAAARPATAARELAGDHLIEALRGFAALLVAYFHCRQVTWIGMGAFHQLHASLASPGTIAAWLTFPIAWGSAGVPIFFVISGYCIHRSGAARLNANPNFRLDAKQFWLRRFVRIYPVLLAALLLTLAVDSVSLSLFPVSHKINDIGVRDFFVNLFSLQGVAGKTYGSNGALWTLSLEVQFYLLYPLLFAARRRFGLNVVLAAVALVNVVSALTLERHDVVVFSSYWFSWMLGAWIAEVRLRGSSGFRFAYPAAALFAIAGCVAFHFGQFGAFQLWACAFACYLVKALALPAPAAPGVLHSLFSKLGDFSYSLYLIHLPLFVMLGSLLFRSELQTSIWPSFGFTFAVVPVAWVFYRLFELPALRAAGRLRERSAA, encoded by the coding sequence ATGAGCGATCCCGTACTCCAAACCGCCATGCCGCCTGCATCCGCGCTGCCTGCCGCTGCTGCGGGCGCTGCCGCGCGGCCCGCGACCGCGGCGCGCGAGCTTGCCGGCGACCATCTGATCGAGGCCCTGCGCGGCTTTGCGGCCCTGCTGGTGGCCTATTTCCATTGCCGCCAGGTCACCTGGATCGGCATGGGTGCGTTTCACCAGTTGCACGCGAGCCTCGCGAGCCCTGGCACTATCGCTGCGTGGCTCACGTTTCCCATTGCATGGGGATCGGCGGGCGTGCCGATTTTTTTCGTCATCAGCGGGTATTGCATTCACCGCAGCGGCGCCGCGCGCCTCAACGCGAACCCCAATTTCCGGCTCGACGCGAAGCAGTTCTGGCTGCGCCGGTTCGTGCGCATCTATCCGGTGCTGCTTGCCGCGTTGTTGCTCACGCTGGCGGTGGATTCGGTCAGTCTTTCGCTCTTTCCCGTGAGTCACAAGATCAATGACATCGGGGTGCGCGACTTCTTCGTCAATCTGTTCTCGCTGCAAGGCGTGGCCGGTAAGACGTATGGGTCTAATGGCGCGCTCTGGACCCTTTCGCTCGAAGTGCAGTTTTACCTGCTGTACCCGCTGCTTTTCGCTGCGCGGCGGCGGTTTGGGCTGAATGTCGTGCTCGCCGCCGTGGCGCTCGTCAATGTCGTGTCCGCTTTGACGCTGGAGCGGCATGATGTCGTCGTCTTCTCGTCGTACTGGTTCTCGTGGATGCTCGGCGCATGGATCGCCGAAGTGCGCTTGCGTGGGTCTTCCGGGTTTCGGTTCGCTTATCCTGCTGCGGCGCTTTTTGCCATTGCCGGGTGCGTGGCGTTTCACTTTGGCCAGTTCGGTGCGTTCCAGCTCTGGGCCTGCGCGTTTGCCTGCTATCTCGTGAAGGCGCTTGCGCTGCCTGCGCCTGCCGCTCCCGGCGTGCTGCACTCTCTGTTCTCCAAACTCGGCGATTTCAGTTACTCGCTGTATCTCATCCATTTGCCGCTGTTTGTGATGCTCGGGTCGCTGTTGTTTCGCTCTGAGTTGCAGACTTCGATATGGCCTTCGTTCGGTTTTACCTTTGCCGTTGTGCCGGTTGCATGGGTGTTCTATCGGCTCTTTGAGTTGCCCGCGCTTCGGGCTGCCGGTCGGCTCAGGGAGCGGAGCGCTGCTTGA
- a CDS encoding glycosyltransferase family 4 protein — MSHELIDEAAPSESAAAPIQRREATQPRRTETGAVMPLRPLRPALAAGRAPRVAIVHDWLVTYAGAERVLEQILACFPDADLFSVVDFVDAKDRTFLRGKRATTSFIQKLPGARKRYRAYLPFMPLAIEQLDVSGYDVVISSSHAVAKGVLTGPDQFHISYVHSPIRYAWDLQHQYLQESSLTRGPKSMLARLILHYIRNWDVRTANSVDQFVANSEFIARRIQKVYQRPAEVVYPPVDVDAFELETQKEGFYVTASRLVPYKKIDLIVEAFARMPERRLVVIGDGPDMNKVRAKAAPNVEVLGYQPFAVLHDRMRRAKAFVFAAEEDFGISVVEAQACGTPVIAFGKGGALETVRDTGSRPTGIFFEEQNADAIIAAVDSFESDPGRFRAEDCRANAERFSSRHFREQFFARVAKAVPAISQAGSAHGAPPFEIDAHATESPRVLAIDQSGVLGGAELSLLEVVKGLRSRIDVLLFNDGPFREALDKAGARVEVLDSGALSNVRRDGGAAPRLGVLAGIAALVRETRRRAREADVLYANTQRAMVIGVLAGKLARKPVVWHLRDIVSDEHFGRVQRAVIKGCAKLGLAHVIANSHASAKVFAQLTRFDSKRIDVVHNGVDESPFRALARVPQTQLRAQIGLPEDAFLVGAFSRLARWKGQHVLLEALLDEPRAHAVLVGAPLFGEDAYAAELRAFVEANGLHERVHFLGFRHDIAACMRAVDVIAHTSITAEPFGRVVVEGMLAQRPVVASRDGGVTEIVEHGKSGLLCTPGDAKELAATIASLHDDAALREGLAARGLATARERFGKQQYVDAVERVLDGVVARGK, encoded by the coding sequence ATGAGTCACGAACTGATCGACGAAGCGGCGCCGTCCGAAAGCGCCGCCGCGCCCATTCAACGGCGCGAAGCCACCCAGCCGCGACGCACCGAAACGGGTGCTGTCATGCCGCTGCGGCCATTGCGGCCGGCCCTCGCCGCAGGCCGCGCGCCGCGCGTGGCCATCGTGCACGACTGGCTCGTGACTTACGCGGGCGCGGAGCGTGTGCTCGAGCAGATCCTGGCCTGCTTTCCTGACGCGGATCTGTTTTCGGTCGTCGACTTCGTCGATGCGAAGGACCGCACGTTCCTGCGCGGCAAGCGCGCCACGACCTCGTTCATCCAGAAGCTGCCCGGTGCGCGCAAGCGCTATCGCGCGTATTTGCCATTCATGCCGCTTGCCATCGAACAGCTCGACGTGTCGGGCTACGACGTGGTGATTTCGAGTAGCCACGCGGTAGCCAAGGGCGTGCTCACGGGACCGGACCAGTTTCATATCAGCTACGTGCATTCGCCGATCCGCTATGCGTGGGACCTCCAGCATCAATACCTGCAGGAGTCGAGCCTCACGCGCGGCCCGAAGTCGATGCTCGCGCGCCTGATCCTGCACTACATCCGCAACTGGGACGTGCGCACGGCGAATTCGGTGGACCAGTTCGTCGCCAACTCGGAGTTCATTGCGCGCCGCATCCAGAAGGTGTATCAACGCCCGGCCGAGGTGGTGTATCCGCCCGTGGATGTCGACGCGTTCGAGCTGGAAACGCAGAAAGAAGGCTTCTATGTAACCGCCTCGCGACTTGTGCCGTACAAGAAGATCGACCTGATCGTCGAGGCGTTCGCGCGCATGCCCGAGCGGCGTCTCGTGGTGATCGGCGACGGTCCCGACATGAACAAGGTGCGCGCGAAGGCGGCGCCCAATGTGGAGGTGCTGGGCTATCAACCGTTCGCCGTACTGCACGACCGCATGCGCCGCGCCAAGGCGTTCGTATTCGCGGCGGAAGAGGACTTCGGCATTTCGGTGGTCGAGGCGCAGGCTTGCGGCACGCCCGTGATTGCATTCGGGAAGGGCGGCGCGCTCGAAACCGTGCGCGACACGGGTTCGCGGCCCACGGGCATCTTCTTCGAAGAGCAGAACGCAGACGCGATCATCGCGGCCGTCGATTCGTTCGAAAGCGATCCTGGCCGATTCCGCGCCGAAGATTGCCGTGCGAACGCCGAGCGGTTTTCTTCGCGGCATTTCCGCGAGCAGTTCTTCGCGCGCGTGGCGAAGGCGGTGCCGGCGATCTCGCAGGCGGGCTCGGCGCATGGCGCGCCGCCGTTCGAGATCGATGCTCACGCAACGGAATCGCCACGCGTGCTCGCGATCGACCAGAGCGGTGTGCTCGGCGGCGCCGAGCTATCGCTGCTCGAAGTGGTGAAGGGCTTGCGCTCGCGCATCGACGTGCTGCTCTTCAACGACGGGCCCTTCAGGGAGGCGCTCGACAAGGCTGGCGCGCGCGTGGAAGTGCTCGATTCGGGCGCGTTGAGCAACGTGCGCCGCGATGGCGGTGCGGCACCGCGTCTGGGCGTGCTCGCGGGCATTGCCGCGCTTGTGCGCGAGACGCGCCGCCGTGCTCGCGAAGCTGACGTGCTTTACGCCAACACGCAACGCGCCATGGTGATCGGCGTGCTTGCGGGCAAGCTGGCGCGTAAGCCGGTGGTCTGGCATTTGCGTGACATCGTGAGCGACGAGCATTTCGGCCGCGTGCAGCGTGCCGTGATCAAGGGCTGCGCGAAGTTGGGGCTGGCGCATGTGATTGCCAATTCGCACGCTTCGGCGAAGGTGTTTGCGCAGCTCACGCGCTTCGATTCGAAGCGGATCGATGTCGTGCATAACGGGGTGGATGAGTCGCCGTTCCGTGCGCTTGCGCGTGTGCCGCAGACGCAGTTGCGGGCGCAGATCGGGTTGCCCGAGGACGCGTTTCTCGTTGGTGCGTTTAGCCGGCTCGCGCGTTGGAAAGGTCAGCATGTGCTGCTGGAAGCGTTGCTGGATGAGCCGCGGGCGCATGCTGTGCTGGTGGGGGCACCGCTGTTTGGTGAGGATGCCTATGCGGCGGAACTGCGCGCGTTCGTCGAGGCGAATGGGTTGCATGAGCGCGTGCATTTTCTTGGCTTCCGGCATGACATTGCTGCTTGCATGCGTGCTGTCGATGTGATCGCGCATACGTCTATTACGGCTGAGCCGTTTGGGCGGGTGGTCGTGGAGGGGATGCTCGCGCAGCGGCCTGTTGTCGCTTCGCGGGATGGCGGTGTGACCGAGATCGTCGAGCATGGGAAGAGCGGGTTGCTCTGTACGCCTGGCGATGCGAAGGAACTCGCTGCTACGATCGCCTCATTGCACGATGACGCAGCGTTGCGGGAAGGGCTCGCTGCGCGAGGGCTTGCTACGGCTCGGGAACGCTTTGGCAAGCAGCAGTATGTCGATGCGGTCGAGCGGGTGCTCGATGGGGTTGTTGCGCGAGGGAAGTGA
- a CDS encoding flippase: MDKGILRNVAINLFGLVLPTFVSLVTVPSYIRLLGVERYGVIALVWTLIGYFSVLDLGMSMAAQNQISKAYASKDADACERVFWSAFWLNFTTGAIGGLLIYSGGALYTAYFTHVTPELRHEVYLALPWLAVAIPVANVSWVFAGAINGAERFGIYNTNQTLGTFLFQLLPLAAAWAYEPNLQTVLAAAVFARLAAAILLGRSALRVLGIRKVRGPRLDTSKALFNFGGWMLVASMTTMVADSLDRMMLGAGLGARFVTYYTVPQNLVTRLNMVPNALVRTLFPRLSALGREHADEIAAQSLQFLNAVFTPIAIGAIVVLQPFLHAWVGPVIAEHGAPVGRVLIIAVWLVGQAGVTRILIQSQNNPAAAARVGLVELPLFAGLLWLGISRFGLPGAAAAVLFRALFDYVVLLWLSRIHSRTIIVDMFAHLSFLAAALALAWWLPDALYAIGAGVVLALGNMVWSVATTPMLRGYARSLLFRLNSRKSA, from the coding sequence ATGGATAAAGGAATACTGCGCAACGTCGCCATCAATCTGTTCGGTCTCGTGCTGCCGACCTTCGTGTCGCTCGTCACGGTGCCTTCTTATATTCGTCTGCTGGGCGTGGAGCGCTACGGCGTCATTGCGCTCGTGTGGACCTTGATCGGCTACTTCAGCGTGCTCGATCTCGGCATGAGCATGGCCGCGCAGAACCAGATCTCGAAGGCGTATGCGTCCAAAGACGCCGACGCGTGCGAGCGCGTGTTCTGGAGCGCGTTCTGGCTGAACTTCACGACCGGCGCCATTGGCGGGTTGCTGATCTATTCGGGCGGCGCGCTCTATACCGCGTATTTCACGCACGTCACGCCCGAACTGCGCCACGAGGTCTACCTCGCGCTGCCCTGGCTCGCCGTGGCGATTCCGGTGGCGAATGTGTCGTGGGTGTTCGCGGGCGCGATCAACGGTGCGGAGCGCTTTGGCATCTACAACACGAACCAGACGCTCGGCACGTTCCTGTTCCAGTTGCTGCCGCTGGCCGCCGCCTGGGCGTACGAGCCGAATCTGCAGACCGTGCTGGCCGCCGCCGTGTTCGCGCGTCTCGCGGCCGCCATCCTGCTCGGCCGCTCCGCGCTGCGCGTGCTCGGCATTCGCAAGGTGCGCGGACCGCGCCTCGATACCTCGAAGGCGCTCTTCAATTTCGGCGGGTGGATGCTGGTCGCGAGCATGACGACGATGGTCGCGGATTCGCTCGACCGCATGATGCTGGGCGCGGGTCTCGGCGCGCGCTTCGTCACGTACTACACGGTGCCGCAGAACCTCGTCACGCGGCTGAACATGGTGCCCAATGCGCTCGTGCGTACGCTGTTTCCGCGCCTCTCGGCGCTCGGCCGCGAGCATGCGGATGAGATCGCGGCGCAGTCGCTGCAATTTCTCAATGCCGTGTTCACGCCCATCGCAATCGGCGCGATTGTCGTGCTTCAGCCCTTCCTGCATGCGTGGGTGGGACCGGTGATCGCGGAGCATGGCGCACCGGTTGGGCGCGTGCTGATCATCGCCGTGTGGCTCGTCGGGCAGGCGGGCGTGACGCGCATTCTGATCCAGTCGCAAAACAATCCCGCCGCCGCCGCGCGCGTGGGGCTCGTGGAATTGCCGCTCTTTGCGGGCTTGCTGTGGCTCGGCATCTCGCGCTTCGGCTTGCCGGGCGCCGCCGCCGCCGTGCTGTTTCGCGCACTGTTCGACTACGTCGTGCTGCTGTGGCTGTCGCGCATTCATAGCCGCACGATCATCGTCGATATGTTTGCACACCTGAGTTTTCTCGCCGCCGCGCTCGCTCTTGCGTGGTGGCTGCCGGACGCGCTGTACGCGATCGGCGCCGGAGTCGTGCTCGCGCTCGGCAACATGGTGTGGTCGGTTGCGACCACGCCGATGCTGCGCGGCTACGCCCGTTCTCTTCTCTTTCGACTGAATTCACGGAAAAGCGCATGA
- a CDS encoding NHL repeat-containing protein, with translation MCTFICTSSVQTIAAPQLNVTTSWIGNTFGNGQGTWMQINVTAIAVTPEGKVFTNAPWDESGAEISAYQDGKPLGFAGGTHGWGGAGGNAVAVNHRYLYAAVGVGNEKGHLVGSGIWPAKGSQWYGITRRPLDEPKRAAAFQASPDPLNPHAQLSASFLKINEVPAGTPADIGGLAATDSTLYVSNTLMNRIEVYDANSMQRKAQWDVQAPGRIALAADGSVWVLTDADAGKGAAHPRVEHYAADGKRLDDTLELPDDSVAVDLAFDPQQRLLIADNGPRQQILIFTRNGKTWTQSATLGERGGIFSGVAGRPGPGRFNGLTGVGTDARGNIYVSTNGVGPQHDGSIGAGLGATLEAYTPAGKRLWNLEGLLFVDGAWVDPQRPNSVYTGNKRFELDLSKPPGHDWKYVGFLSNRFRYPDDPVFHTDQWPGLPTARVLNGQTFLFLTDMYADHLKIYRFDAQRDGETAIPSGFIAGRGRGVQNVPNAPTVPAAGDWIWRDANGNGAFDADEFTRNPGRDHLAGGWGWWIDTRGDIWRARDDKGIWRFRFGGLDAKGNPIYSYDKLDKYAIPAPFTEVHRAIYEPQTDTLYVTGYTADAPHDPGFWKEAGRVLVRYDKWSSGHPEQRYMLRLPWDPKAKPPVTPAGLTVEGQYVFVVEPAGNVHVYDKDSAKEIGTFGPGAEVGNTSGWVDVPFGITAHREANGEYLVFVEEDARGKVLMYRWKPA, from the coding sequence ATGTGCACGTTTATCTGCACGTCGTCGGTTCAGACCATCGCCGCGCCGCAGCTCAACGTGACGACCTCGTGGATCGGCAACACCTTCGGTAACGGCCAGGGCACGTGGATGCAAATCAACGTCACGGCCATTGCGGTCACGCCCGAAGGCAAGGTATTCACCAATGCTCCGTGGGACGAGAGCGGCGCCGAGATCAGCGCGTACCAGGACGGCAAGCCGCTCGGTTTTGCCGGCGGCACGCATGGCTGGGGCGGCGCCGGCGGCAACGCCGTGGCCGTGAATCATCGCTATCTGTATGCGGCGGTTGGCGTGGGCAACGAGAAGGGGCATCTCGTCGGCAGCGGCATCTGGCCCGCGAAGGGCAGCCAGTGGTACGGCATCACGCGCCGGCCGCTCGACGAGCCCAAACGGGCCGCCGCGTTCCAGGCTTCGCCCGATCCGCTCAATCCGCATGCGCAGCTATCGGCGTCGTTTCTGAAGATCAACGAAGTGCCAGCGGGCACGCCTGCCGACATAGGCGGACTCGCCGCTACGGATTCGACGCTCTACGTGAGCAACACGCTGATGAACCGCATCGAGGTGTACGACGCGAACTCGATGCAGCGCAAGGCGCAATGGGACGTGCAGGCGCCGGGCCGTATCGCGCTCGCGGCCGATGGGTCGGTGTGGGTGCTGACGGATGCCGATGCGGGTAAGGGTGCGGCCCACCCGCGTGTGGAGCATTACGCGGCCGATGGCAAGCGCCTCGACGATACGCTCGAGCTGCCCGACGATTCGGTAGCCGTGGATCTTGCGTTCGATCCGCAGCAACGCCTGCTGATCGCCGATAACGGGCCGCGCCAGCAGATCCTCATCTTCACGCGCAACGGCAAGACGTGGACGCAGAGCGCCACGCTTGGCGAGCGCGGCGGCATCTTTTCGGGCGTAGCAGGCAGGCCGGGGCCAGGCCGGTTCAATGGGCTGACGGGTGTCGGCACCGATGCGCGCGGCAATATCTACGTTTCGACCAACGGCGTCGGGCCGCAGCACGACGGCAGCATCGGCGCAGGCCTTGGCGCGACGCTGGAGGCGTATACGCCTGCGGGCAAGCGCTTGTGGAACCTGGAAGGTCTGCTCTTCGTCGATGGCGCGTGGGTGGACCCGCAGCGCCCCAACAGCGTTTATACCGGCAACAAGCGCTTCGAACTCGATTTGTCGAAGCCGCCGGGGCACGACTGGAAATACGTCGGATTCCTGTCTAATCGATTCCGCTATCCCGACGACCCGGTTTTTCACACAGACCAATGGCCGGGTCTGCCGACCGCGCGCGTGTTGAACGGACAGACGTTTCTGTTCCTGACCGACATGTACGCGGACCACCTGAAGATCTATCGCTTCGACGCGCAGCGCGACGGCGAGACCGCGATTCCCTCGGGCTTCATCGCGGGACGGGGCCGTGGGGTGCAGAACGTGCCGAACGCGCCAACCGTACCGGCGGCCGGCGACTGGATCTGGCGCGACGCGAACGGCAATGGCGCGTTCGACGCCGACGAATTCACGCGCAATCCGGGCCGCGATCATCTCGCCGGCGGGTGGGGCTGGTGGATCGATACGCGCGGCGACATCTGGCGCGCGCGCGACGACAAGGGCATCTGGCGCTTCCGCTTCGGCGGTCTCGACGCGAAGGGCAACCCGATCTACTCGTACGACAAGCTCGACAAGTACGCGATTCCCGCGCCGTTTACCGAGGTGCATCGCGCGATCTACGAGCCGCAGACCGACACGCTCTACGTGACCGGCTATACGGCCGACGCGCCGCACGATCCCGGCTTCTGGAAGGAAGCGGGGCGCGTGCTGGTGCGCTACGACAAGTGGTCGAGCGGCCACCCCGAGCAGCGCTACATGCTGCGCCTGCCGTGGGACCCGAAAGCGAAGCCGCCTGTCACGCCCGCGGGGCTCACGGTGGAAGGCCAGTACGTGTTCGTGGTCGAGCCCGCAGGCAACGTGCATGTGTACGACAAGGACAGCGCGAAGGAGATCGGCACCTTCGGCCCGGGCGCGGAAGTGGGCAACACCTCGGGCTGGGTCGACGTGCCGTTCGGCATCACCGCGCATCGCGAAGCGAACGGCGAATACCTCGTCTTCGTCGAGGAAGACGCGCGCGGCAAGGTCCTCATGTACCGCTGGAAACCGGCCTGA
- a CDS encoding acyltransferase family protein — MTVSRLISQQGPADHSHRIVQLDGLRAFAVLAVFAQHALHAPLWMGVDLFFVLSGFLITGILLERKARGQSYFSYFYARRVRRILPPYVLLLVVSSLLFGFGWAHYWPWYAFFATNIGDALGQSGHDSLNILWSLAVEEQFYIVWPFVVLLLPQRLMAVVAAALIVLVPVLRAVATPWFDTYWPIYYLTPFRMDLLATGALLAVIVRRDRNALEPLKLPAAVLFFAALGALAWLHLHYPRFRAMNTPLSNAMLYSISLVLCTSIVVFALQSKGIVRRLLSNPVLVYIGTISYTIYLIHLTILYAVWPLHYGRIESAAIALVLTLAYASASWFLFERRLTRGPRRRLTAKPVDIAAHVSQSSPQS; from the coding sequence ATGACCGTTAGCCGCCTGATCAGTCAACAAGGCCCCGCCGACCATTCCCACCGCATCGTCCAGCTGGACGGCCTGCGTGCTTTCGCCGTGCTCGCGGTGTTCGCGCAGCACGCCTTGCACGCGCCGTTGTGGATGGGCGTCGACCTGTTCTTCGTGCTGAGCGGCTTTCTCATCACCGGCATCCTGCTCGAGCGCAAGGCGCGCGGGCAATCGTATTTCAGCTACTTCTATGCGCGCCGGGTGCGCCGCATCCTGCCGCCTTATGTGCTGCTGCTCGTGGTGTCGTCGCTGCTGTTCGGCTTCGGCTGGGCGCATTACTGGCCGTGGTATGCGTTCTTCGCCACCAATATCGGCGATGCGCTCGGCCAGAGCGGGCACGACAGCCTCAACATTCTCTGGTCGCTCGCCGTGGAAGAGCAGTTCTACATCGTCTGGCCCTTCGTCGTGCTGCTCCTGCCGCAGCGGCTCATGGCCGTGGTGGCCGCCGCGCTCATCGTGCTCGTGCCCGTGCTGCGCGCCGTCGCGACGCCGTGGTTCGACACGTACTGGCCGATTTACTATCTCACGCCGTTCCGCATGGACCTGTTGGCCACGGGCGCGCTGCTAGCCGTGATCGTACGCCGCGACCGCAACGCGCTCGAGCCCTTAAAATTGCCCGCCGCCGTGCTTTTCTTTGCGGCGCTCGGCGCGCTGGCCTGGCTGCACCTGCACTACCCGCGCTTTCGCGCCATGAATACGCCGCTCTCGAACGCGATGCTCTATAGCATCTCGCTCGTGCTCTGCACTTCCATCGTCGTGTTCGCGCTGCAGTCGAAAGGCATCGTGCGGCGCCTGCTGTCGAACCCGGTGCTCGTGTATATCGGCACGATCAGCTACACGATCTACCTCATTCACCTCACGATTCTCTACGCGGTGTGGCCGCTTCACTACGGCCGCATCGAGAGCGCCGCGATTGCGCTCGTCCTCACGCTCGCTTATGCGAGCGCGAGCTGGTTCCTCTTCGAACGCCGCCTCACGCGCGGCCCGCGCCGCCGCTTGACGGCGAAGCCGGTGGACATCGCCGCGCACGTGAGCCAGTCGAGCCCGCAGTCGTAA